The Schizosaccharomyces pombe strain 972h- genome assembly, chromosome: I genome contains a region encoding:
- the por1 gene encoding voltage-dependent anion channel protein, with amino-acid sequence MAPPAYAAINKLCNDLLQRDFPVGATLLSVRTTAPNGVVFNVSGNQDAKGVISGKLETSFNDKANGLTISQGWTTANVLESKVGLSEQFAPGLHLNVNTTFSPATAAKTAILNLEHQHPLIHTHASVNALERKFLGDFTVGHEGFLAGAEFGYDVQKGNVSNYAATIGYLASPLSVALQASNNLSVFRASYYHRVSSDVEAGGNVTWDAASTANAITLELASKYALDKDTFVKGKINSAGVATLSYFQTVRPGVTVGLGLQLDTQRLGQPAHKAGLSLAFSA; translated from the coding sequence ATGGCTCCACCTGCTTATGCCGCTATTAACAAATTATGCAACGACTTATTGCAACGCGATTTCCCTGTCGGAGCTACCTTATTGAGCGTTCGCACTACCGCTCCCAACGGAGTCGTCTTCAATGTCTCTGGTAATCAGGACGCCAAGGGTGTTATCTCTGGTAAACTTGAAACCAGCTTCAACGACAAGGCCAATGGCTTGACCATCTCACAAGGATGGACTACTGCCAACGTCCTTGAATCCAAGGTTGGTTTAAGTGAGCAGTTCGCTCCAGGATTGCACCTTAACGTCAACACGACTTTTAGCCCTGCAACTGCCGCCAAGACTGCTATTCTCAATTTGGAGCATCAACATCCTTTAATACATACACATGCTTCTGTAAACGCGTTGGAGCGCAAGTTCCTTGGTGACTTTACTGTCGGCCACGAGGGATTCTTGGCTGGTGCTGAATTTGGTTATGATGTTCAAAAGGGCAATGTTTCTAACTATGCTGCTACTATCGGTTACTTGGCTAGTCCTCTTTCTGTTGCCCTTCAAGCTTCCAACAATCTCAGTGTATTCCGTGCTAGCTATTATCACCGTGTCAGCTCTGATGTAGAAGCTGGTGGTAATGTTACTTGGGATGCTGCTTCCACTGCTAATGCTATCACCTTGGAGCTTGCTTCCAAATACGCCCTTGACAAGGATACTTTTGTGAAGGGAAAGATCAATAGCGCTGGTGTTGCTACTTTGTCTTATTTCCAAACCGTCCGTCCTGGTGTTACCGTCGGCCTTGGTCTTCAACTCGACACTCAACGTTTAGGACAACCCGCTCACAAGGCTGGCCTTTCTCTTGCTTTTTCAGCCTAA
- the fnp1 gene encoding folliculin complex subunit fnp1 produces the protein MLHFLFHSGSSSNRNSSPKESYELLHGLDKQYQSTKDVTFRLVLVQDIGDRKKTVLFDSNHVDGQKGDSVLRDSANAPLTDLMFGAIPISHKGTTTKLHILHPPNPATRSYMLTQLFQINTHGTVVNSSHETIASATSLFENSSSNFSEDPNKPNSSDAFESNKEDSPLLKSFNDSAIPENAANLSSSSKNMKDSTLSSQKARSNTSSSFLTPLHEQLESRCALHTAAKDPFRSKNSLRCNRGHSPLSSQQILPAISNNTSEKPDSNNCGFLLPSNSTSIKDLKNVKKGNRLNSPPFITIPQSIKNTNSNFLLSSPSLFSDTRTRPASYALALIITVPYEYDEIVHPVSTYYTMLSNFTLSLQKEIDERIRNLLFVSLSSGGDNKNDTGIPLIQSSSSKVGFGPYALSKDLITAKSFHKCILLLKTGFSAPLIKPSVFSGSKWVENMRLLTDLCKSPAQKCLFSNLLTATRKFCLERQKDDVTFKVLLQSSKAPIARRFLYLLAPLMRPSIAQCSDTLLNPIQLYPNSGILSSSSLSTSFGCPSVSGSLRVPSYDMKINDSCKAIDIHSEKPSFADSPRKTSLRNYLSSSWRLKFMRSSYQNNETDPLNPTSGSFLRQPMQYSSPSGVSESAASSFLDIENIDEYLESAENMKYLPRSTVGPGGMLHVDLLETNAKQESEATTSTVPPSPSQVGFLKALHPSFDLQAAPPNSYVSFSDDDFISATLLYMLEDVSRNKSQLLAEKKHLKSQLMVANLDTYSLDCYEIHEFPSEWENDYAPFLLKEHHKVIGETYVSSFDIQQGCFNVIKRRLSSYKWDKSDDSFVSEVLKGDLKEVLRVCSHC, from the coding sequence atgcttcattttttatttcattcaGGATCTTCATCAAATAGAAACTCATCGCCGAAAGAATCCTATGAGCTTCTTCATGGTTTGGACAAACAATATCAAAGTACTAAGGATGTAACGTTTCGTCTTGTCCTCGTTCAAGACATCGGAGACCGaaaaaaaactgttttGTTTGACTCTAATCATGTGGATGGTCAGAAAGGAGATAGTGTGCTTAGGGACTCGGCAAATGCTCCACTTACTGATCTGATGTTTGGAGCAATTCCTATCTCCCATAAAGGAACTACCACAAAGTTGCATATTCTTCATCCCCCTAATCCTGCCACAAGGTCTTATATGCTTACTCAATTATTTCAAATCAACACACATGGTACAGTAGTCAATTCTAGTCACGAAACGATTGCATCTGCTACTtcattatttgaaaatagtAGTTCGAACTTTTCTGAAGACCCTAATAAACCCAACTCAAGCGATGCCTTTGAATCGAATAAAGAAGACAGTCCATTATTAAAGTCTTTTAATGATAGCGCTATCCCTGAGAATGCAGCAAAtttatcttcttcttctaaaaACATGAAAGATTCTACTTTAAGCAGTCAAAAAGCTCGTTCGAATACAAgttcttcctttttaacACCTTTGCATGAGCAACTGGAAAGTCGCTGTGCCTTACATACAGCTGCTAAGGATCCTTTTCGATCTAAAAATTCGCTCCGGTGTAACAGGGGGCATTCCCCTCTTTCCTCCCAACAAATTTTGCCTGCAATTTCAAACAATACCTCAGAAAAGCCTGATTCCAATAATTGTggttttcttcttccttcaaACTCAACATCAATaaaggatttaaaaaacgtaAAGAAAGGAAACAGGTTAAATAGTCCTCCGTTTATTACTATTCCTCAATCCATCAAAAACACGAATTCTAATTTTCTGCTTTCTTCACCTTCACTTTTTAGCGATACTCGCACTCGTCCAGCTTCGTATGCTTTAGCTCTTATCATTACTGTACCTTATGAATATGACGAAATTGTTCATCCTGTCAGTACTTATTATACTATGCTATCAAATTTTACGCTTTCTTTGCAGAAAGAAATAGATGAACGAATTCGCAatcttttgtttgtttcACTTAGCAGTGGGGGGGATAACAAAAATGATACAGGAATTCCATTAATTCAGTCTTCATCCTCAAAAGTAGGTTTCGGACCATATGCTCTTAGCAAAGATTTGATTACAGCTAAGAGTTTCCACAAATGCATATTGTTACTGAAAACTGGGTTTTCGGCACCATTGATTAAGCCTTCAGTATTTAGTGGCAGCAAATGGGTGGAAAACATGCGATTGTTAACCGACTTGTGTAAATCTCCAGCCCAGAAGTGCTTGTTTAGCAATTTACTAACAGCTACTCGAAAATTCTGTTTGGAACGCCAAAAAGATGATGTTACTTTTAAAGTGTTATTACAGTCTAGCAAAGCACCAATAGCTCGACGTTTTTTATATCTACTAGCTCCATTAATGCGACCGTCAATTGCGCAATGTTCCGATACGCTTCTTAATCCTATTCAATTATATCCCAACTCTGGAATACTCTCATCATCTAGTCTTTCTACTTCATTTGGTTGTCCTTCTGTCTCTGGCTCTTTACGAGTACCTTCCTATGATATGAAGATAAATGATTCTTGCAAAGCTATAGATATTCATTCAGAGAAACCATCGTTTGCTGATTCTCCTAGGAAAACGTCATTACGAAATTATTTGAGTAGCAGCTGGCGATTAAAATTTATGCGTAGTAGTTACCAAAATAATGAGACGGATCCGCTTAATCCAACTTCtggttcttttttaagacAACCAATGCAGTATAGTTCACCCTCGGGTGTTTCGGAAAGTGCAGCGAGTAGTTTTTTGGATATAGAAAATATCGATGAATATTTGGAAAGCGCTGAGAATATGAAATATTTACCAAGGTCAACTGTAGGACCAGGAGGTATGCTCCATGTGGATCTTTTGGAAACGAATGCTAAACAGGAATCTGAGGCAACTACTTCCACCGTTCCTCCGTCTCCTTCGCAGGTGGGATTTTTGAAAGCCTTACATCCTTCTTTTGACTTGCAAGCTGCCCCCCCGAATTCATATGTATCGTTTTCTGATGATGATTTTATTTCCGCGACATTGTTATATATGCTAGAAGACGTTTCACGCAACAAATCCCAATTGCTTGCTGAGAAAAAGCATTTAAAGTCGCAGCTCATGGTTGCTAATCTTGATACGTATTCTCTCGATTGTTACGAAATACACGAGTTTCCTAGCGAGTGGGAAAATGATTATGCGCCTTTCTTGCTTAAAGAACATCACAAAGTCATTGGCGAAACTTACGTATCATCTTTTGACATTCAACAAGGCTGCTTCAATGTTATTAAAAGGCGTTTATCATCATATAAATGGGACAAATCTGATGACTCCTTCGTAAGCGAAGTTTTGAAAGGCGATTTGAAAGAAGTTTTGAGGGTGTGTTCTCATTGCTAA
- the mmd1 gene encoding deoxyhypusine hydroxylase: MSSEPVPQAVIDELERVLVNLDKSNPLSFRYRALFSLNALAKKGDKRAVDAIYKAFIDDSELLKHEMAYVMGQSGQQYAVQPLINIVNDLDQQVMVRHEAAEALGALGFTESLPVLEKYYKEDPLAPIRETCELAIARIQWKNGLDKNNEKITPSMYDSVVDPAPPMPDHEQDVKSEVAKLRSEIVDQNLPLFYRYRVMFRLRNIGNEEAVLALTDGFKDPSPLFRHEIAFVFGQMIAPASVPALIKVLENTEEVPMVRHEAAEALGGIANDECLPVLKKFSKDDVRVVAESCIVALDMIEYEKSGDMEYAYIPKVSA, from the coding sequence ATGTCTTCAGAACCCGTTCCCCAAGCAGTTATTGATGAATTAGAGCGCGTGCTTGTCAATTTAGATAAATCAAATCCTCTTTCCTTTCGCTATCGTGCCCTTTTTAGTCTGAATGCGTTGGCAAAGAAGGGGGACAAGCGTGCCGTTGATGCGATTTACAAAGCCTTTATTGATGATTCCGAATTACTGAAACATGAAATGGCTTATGTTATGGGGCAATCAGGACAACAATATGCTGTTCAGCCTTTGATTAATATTGTGAACGATCTTGACCAACAAGTCATGGTACGTCACGAAGCAGCTGAAGCCTTGGGAGCCTTGGGATTTACTGAAAGCCTTCctgttttggaaaaatacTATAAGGAAGATCCTTTAGCTCCTATTCGCGAAACTTGTGAACTGGCTATTGCCCGCATTCAATGGAAGAACGGCCTCGATAAGAATAATGAGAAGATTACTCCCAGTATGTATGATTCAGTTGTCGATCCCGCTCCTCCCATGCCCGATCACGAACAAGATGTGAAATCTGAGGTAGCTAAACTTCGTTCTGAAATTGTCGACCAAAATTTGCCCTTATTTTACCGTTATCGTGTGATGTTTCGTTTGCGTAACATTGGTAACGAAGAAGCGGTGTTGGCTTTAACAGACGGTTTTAAGGATCCTTCCCCTTTGTTCCGTCATGAAATTGCTTTCGTTTTCGGTCAAATGATTGCTCCTGCTTCTGTTCCTGCTCTGATTAAAGTGTTGGAAAATACTGAAGAAGTTCCCATGGTTCGCCATGAAGCAGCAGAAGCATTAGGTGGTATTGCTAACGATGAATGCCTTCCtgttttaaagaagttttCGAAAGATGATGTACGTGTTGTTGCAGAATCCTGCATCGTTGCTCTTGATATGATCGAATATGAGAAATCTGGTGATATGGAATATGCCTATATTCCCAAAGTTAGTGCATAA
- the erv14 gene encoding cornichon family protein Erv14 yields MMSFGSFVYIACLLLNGANMLLQIFCVIMFSDLEMDYINPIDLCNKLNDLVMPEIISHTLVTLLLLLGKKWLLFLANLPLLVFHANQVIHKTHILDATEIFRQLGRHKRDNFIKVTFYLIMFFTLLYCMVMSLIQEE; encoded by the exons ATGATGTCCTTTGgctcttttgtttacatagCATGTCTTTT GCTGAATGGTGCCAATATGCTTCTTCAGATCTTTTGTGTCATCATGTTTAGT GATTTAGAGATGGACTATATTAACCCTATTGATTTGTGCAACAAGTTGAATGATCTTGTAATGCCCGAAATCATATCTCATACATTAGTAACACTATTACTTCttcttggaaaaaaatggCTTTTGTTCTTGGCAAACCTGCCGTTATTGGTATTCCATGCCAATCAAGTCATTCATAAAACTCATATCCTTGACGCTACAGAAATTTTTCGCCAATTGGGTCGCCATAAACGTGACAACTTTATTAAAGTTACCTTTTATCttataatgttttttactttacttTACTG TATGGTCATGTCCTTAATTCAAGAAGAATAA
- the prl46 gene encoding Schizosaccharomyces specific protein, translating into MSSFMPKIYLKLTLKLHPELDERDCQAVQAMLHLVFSWREKKILSEICYNKYSLRKTPARFEVYLKRHFQKRILASAIRRETIIKC; encoded by the coding sequence atGAGTTCTTTCATGCCAAAAATATACCTTAAATTGACTTTAAAACTCCATCCTGAATTGGACGAACGGGATTGCCAAGCTGTGCAAGCAATGCTCCATCTTGTCTTTTCTTGgagagaaaagaaaatattatcagAAATTTGCTATAATAAGTATAGCTTGAGAAAAACTCCTGCCAGATTTGAAGTATATCTGAAGCgccattttcaaaaacgaATCTTGGCCAGTGCGATTAGACGTGAAACCATTATTAAATGTTGA
- the asc1 gene encoding methionyl and glutamyl-tRNA synthetase cofactor, which yields MSFLWAKEFCVLKYPYKLFITHKFSYLLRFETVTLNNIRSPQFYAKLTFSHHQPTVSGTMSTELKFISKYLQISIPETKEGPVSSLFKAVSEQKPELLGNTDFEKAQILEWTTKAFSPIETQSIVEQLDEFLKSSTFIAQDSGISVADLAVYARIHSYICGLSAKEGYKLNNVCRWFDFIQHQESVMEAANSMSMKLANIDLNAPKIQRPSVIKKDKKEKKEGKPSQEASVKSVEKAPKGLEGAKKEKQNKKEKKDKKDKKDKKEKAPKEPPKAATPVPSMIDFRIGFIEKAVKHPNADSLYVSTIHCGDAEGPRTVCSGLVKYIPLEQMQQRKVIVVANLKPVNMRSVKSQAMVFCASSPDKSVVEFVLPPENAEIGDRLTFEGFDTEEPEAQLNPKRKIWEAIQPGFTSGEDLICGYKDESGLHRLFVKGKKDLGFCKAQTVVNGTLS from the coding sequence ATGAGTTTTCTCTGGGCAAAAGAATTTTGCGTATTAAAATACCCATATAAACTATTCATTACTCATAAATTTAGTTATCTACTTCGATTTGAGACGGTGACATTGAATAATATCCGTAGTCCACAGTTCTATGCTAAGTTAACTTTTTCTCACCACCAACCCACAGTTTCAGGTACAATGTCCACGGAACTGAAGTTTatttccaaatatttacaaatttctATCCCAGAAACTAAAGAAGGTCCAGTGAGCAGTTTGTTCAAAGCTGTGTCTGAGCAGAAGCCCGAGCTTTTAGGAAACACTGATTTCGAGAAGGCTCAAATTTTGGAGTGGACTACCAAGGCATTTTCACCCATAGAAACCCAATCGATCGTTGAACAGCTAGATGAGTTTTTAAAGTCTTCTACTTTCATTGCTCAGGATTCTGGTATAAGTGTTGCTGATCTTGCTGTATATGCTCGTATTCATTCTTACATATGTGGATTATCTGCGAAGGAGGGATACAAGCTTAACAATGTTTGTAGATGGtttgattttattcaaCATCAGGAAAGTGTTATGGAAGCTGCTAATAGTATGTCGATGAAGTTGGCAAACATCGATTTGAATGCTCCTAAGATTCAACGTCCTTCTGTAATTAAAAAGGATaagaaggagaaaaaggaaggaaAGCCTTCTCAGGAAGCCTCAGTTAAATCCGTCGAGAAGGCTCCTAAAGGTTTAGAAGGTGCTAAAAAGGAGAAGCAAAAtaagaaggaaaagaaagacaaaaaagataaaaaagataaaaaggAGAAGGCTCCCAAGGAACCTCCTAAAGCTGCTACTCCTGTCCCTTCCATGATTGATTTCCGCATTGGCTTTATTGAGAAGGCAGTCAAACATCCCAATGCTGACAGTTTGTACGTTTCTACCATACATTGTGGTGATGCTGAGGGACCAAGAACTGTTTGCAGTGGTTTAGTTAAGTACATTCCATTGGAACAAATGCAGCAACGCAAAGTTATTGTTGTCGCTAATTTAAAGCCCGTCAACATGCGTAGTGTAAAGTCTCAAGCTATGGTTTTTTGTGCCTCATCTCCAGACAAATCTGTTGTTGAGTTTGTTTTGCCTCCAGAAAACGCTGAAATAGGTGATCGACTTACTTTCGAGGGATTTGATACGGAGGAACCTGAAGCGCAATTGAACCCTAAGCGTAAAATTTGGGAAGCTATTCAGCCTGGATTTACAAGTGGAGAGGATTTAATTTGTGGTTACAAGGATGAAAGTGGGTTGCATAGGCTATTTGTCAAGGGAAAAAAGGACCTCGGATTCTGTAAAGCTCAAACTGTTGTCAATGGCACATTAAGTTAG
- the dml1 gene encoding GTPase dml1 — protein MHEILTVTFGRKSNFCWTHFWNTQESYFVYDPNDHAKVNVNTNFRVLKKRDPEAIVTVPRECIYDTPIEFGNTRKNWLEELNESSGGKGTAWDGKLTQIMQTPVDVHPYQEALWSRDEIHEGNAIESEYELPSIRPKSVKYWSDFNRLFLDTEYLFPVNCSELNSSDFSFQLGVERFHDFDKQFNVWDEGLRPLVEECDSVQGFQAAIDIDTPWGGFASEYMKVVQDELGECRVPTWVYGIREPIQSDSSATIDNHFGKLNEALSLSQLNGSCSQYFPLCTISQGDDLWASSAKINLAIESFTLPTRVYGSSCYRMKDIESKLQSEGRGFIHNLNFKAKNYSSKEWALVSSASFVNVAQDYSQQNNCLFGVVRSPKDNQGLLEGKNYNASSISKIVNIQNLGLPSLETVPEGLRTLDTVFVEATNDGQINSHIQGLTKSLNRRFVSFVDQDELEEIREILSSYII, from the coding sequence ATGCATGAAATATTAACAGTTACATTTGGAAGAAAGAGCAACTTCTGTTGGACGCATTTTTGGAACACTCAAGAGTCTTATTTTGTATACGATCCGAACGATCATGCAAAGGTTAATGTAAACACCAATTTCCGTGTACTGAAAAAGCGTGATCCAGAAGCTATTGTTACGGTTCCTCGTGAGTGCATATATGATACTCCAATTGAGTTTGGAAATACTAGAAAAAACTGGTTAGAGGAGTTAAATGAGTCATCAGGAGGAAAAGGTACAGCATGGGATGGTAAACTCACGCAGATTATGCAGACTCCAGTCGATGTGCATCCGTACCAAGAAGCACTTTGGAGTCGAGATGAGATCCATGAGGGAAACGCAATAGAATCAGAATATGAACTTCCTTCTATTCGTCCAAAAAGCGTTAAATATTGGTCAGATTTCAATCGGTTATTTTTAGATACTGAGTATTTATTTCCAGTAAACTGTTCGGAACTGAATTCATCGgacttttcatttcaacTCGGTGTAGAAAGGTTTCATGATTTTGATAAGCAATTCAATGTATGGGATGAAGGATTGAGGCCGCTTGTTGAAGAATGTGATAGCGTCCAAGGGTTTCAAGCAGCAATAGACATAGACACTCCGTGGGGTGGATTTGCGAGCGAATACATGAAAGTAGTTCAAGATGAGCTAGGAGAATGTCGTGTTCCCACTTGGGTCTATGGGATTCGAGAGCCGATTCAGTCAGATTCATCCGCAACTATTGATAATCATTTCGGAAAACTAAATGAAGCACTTTCGTTATCTCAGCTCAACGGATCTTGTTCTCAGTACTTCCCTTTGTGTACAATATCACAAGGTGATGACCTTTGGGCTTCCTCcgcaaaaattaatttggCTATTGAGTCCTTTACATTGCCCACAAGGGTTTACGGGTCTTCCTGCTACAGAATGAAAGATATCGAATCAAAGCTACAATCAGAAGGAAGAGGTTTTATCCATAATTTGAactttaaagcaaaaaattactcGTCTAAAGAATGGGCACTAGTGAGTAGTGCCTCCTTTGTTAATGTTGCTCAAGATTACAGTCAGCAAaacaattgtttatttggAGTCGTACGCAGCCCCAAAGATAATCAAGGATTActagaaggaaaaaattataacgCAAGTAGCATATCGAAAATAGTAAACATACAAAATTTAGGATTGCCGAGCTTAGAGACAGTTCCAGAAGGGTTGCGCACATTGGATACTGTTTTTGTGGAAGCTACGAATGACGGTCAAATTAATTCACACATTCAAGGTCTTACAAAATCTTTGAATCGTCGCtttgtttcatttgttGATCAAGATGaacttgaagaaataaGAGAAATATTATCTTCATATATTATTTAG
- the ade2 gene encoding adenylosuccinate synthetase Ade2 has protein sequence MASVRETGVNVSNDGITVVLGSQWGDEGKGKLVDILCDNVDVCARCQGGNNAGHTIVANGVTYDFHILPSGLVNPKCQNLIGSGVVVYLPAFFSELEKLEQKGLKCRDRIFISDRAHLVFDYHQRADALNEAELGKQSIGTTGKGIGPAYSTKATRSGIRVHHLYHWAEFEARYRKNVADLQKRYGAFEYDVEAELIRYKELAQRLKPFVIDAVAFMYEALQSKKRILVEGANALMLDLDFGTYPFVTSSNTTVGGVCTGLGVPPQRIANSIGVVKAYTTRVGAGPFPTEQLNEIGDHLQSVGREVGVTTGRKRRCGWLDLVVVKYSTMINGYTSLNLTKLDILDALDEIKVAVAYIINGKRIETFPADLDSLEEAEIVYETFPGWKVPTTGITHWDQMPENAKKYIEFIEKFVGVPITFIGVGPGRDEMLVKE, from the exons atggCTTCAGTGCGAGAAACTGGTGTAAATGTTTCCAATGATGG AATAACCGTCGTCCTTGGCAGTCAATGGGGTGACGAAGGAAAGGGTAAACTTGTTGATATCCTTTGCGATAATGTTGATGTCTGTGCTCGCTGTCAG gGTGGTAACAATGCTGGTCATACCATTGTTGCTAATGGTGTCACTTACGATTTTCACATTCTTCCTTCAGGACTCGTAAATCCTAAATGCCAGAACTTGATTGGTTCTGGTGTTGTCGTCTATTTACCTGCTTTTTTTAGTGAGTTAGAGAAACTTGAGCAAAAGGGTTTGAAATGTAGAGATcgtattttcatttctgATCGCGCTCATCTAGTATTTGACTACCATCAACGTGCAGATGCTTTAAACGAGGCAGAGCTCGGAAAACAAAGCATCGGAACAACCGGAAAGGGTATTGGTCCTGCTTATTCCACCAAGGCTACTCGCAGCGGTATTCGTGTTCATCACTTGTATCATTGGGCTGAATTTGAAGCTCGTTACCGTAAGAACGTTGCTGACTTGCAGAAACGTTATGGTGCTTTCGAGTATGATGTTGAAGCTGAACTCATTCGTTATAAGGAATTGGCTCAAAGACTTAAGCCATTTGTCATTGATGCTGTTGCGTTCATGTATGAAGCTTTACAAAGCAAGAAACGTATCCTTGTCGAAGGTGCTAACGCTTTGATGCTTGATTTGGACTTTGGAACTTATCCATTCGTTACCAGCTCTAACACTACTGTTGGTGGTGTTTGCACTGGTTTGGGTGTTCCTCCTCAGCGCATTGCTAACTCCATCGGTGTAGTGAAAGCTTATACAACTCGTGTAGGCGCTGGTCCTTTCCCAACGGAACAGCTCAACGAAATTGGTGACCATCTTCAAAGTGTTGGAAGAGAAGTTGGTGTTACCACCGGTCGTAAACGCCGCTGCGGCTGGCTTGATTTGGTCGTTGTCAAATACTCTACTATGATCAATGGTTACACTTCTTTGAACCTTACCAAGCTTGACATTTTGGATGCCTTGGATGAGATCAAAGTTGCTGTTGCCTACATTATTAACGGTAAACGCATTGAAACTTTTCCTGCTGATCTTGATTCTCTTGAAGAAGCCGAGATTGTATACGAAACTTTCCCTGGTTGGAAAGTTCCTACAACAGGTATCACTCATTGGGATCAGATGCCTGAGAATGCCAAGAAATACATAGAGTTCATTGAAAAGTTTGTTGGTGTTCCCATCACTTTCATCGGTGTTGGTCCTGGTCGTGATGAGATGTTGGTTAAGGAGTAA
- the iec1 gene encoding Ino80 complex subunit Iec1: MSISSDTSGSVPGSPIDLEPESETICHWQSCEQDLLTLDNLVHHIHNGTTSNLRLISNINSILDHIGNRRPKYTCEWDDCPRKGMVQTSRFALVAHLRSHTGEKPFICSVPECDRSFTRSDALAKHMRTVHEADTLRPSDPIPKAHPMHPQNVANAMVQSAREARAQQQMHGVGNTNEDVENWLDAASMPKTSHDMYRLQKRKLQWVKEERTMLANHLEALERKLIDARNRKEKILNEIVKQVDPSISR; encoded by the coding sequence ATGTCTATATCCTCGGATACCTCAGGATCTGTTCCCGGATCTCCTATAGATTTAGAGCCAGAGTCAGAAACAATTTGTCATTGGCAAAGCTGCGAACAAGACTTACTTACCTTGGACAATTTGGTTCATCATATTCACAACGGTACGACTTCAAATCTTCGTTTAATATCTAACATTAACTCAATTTTAGATCACATTGGAAATAGGAGGCCCAAATACACGTGTGAATGGGATGATTGTCCTAGAAAAGGCATGGTGCAAACCTCCAGGTTTGCATTAGTTGCACATTTAAGATCTCATACCGGCGAGAAACCTTTTATTTGCTCAGTGCCAGAGTGTGATAGATCATTCACTAGGTCGGATGCACTTGCAAAGCACATGAGAACTGTTCATGAGGCAGATACACTACGGCCTTCGGACCCTATTCCTAAAGCTCATCCCATGCATCCTCAAAATGTCGCAAATGCAATGGTCCAAAGCGCCAGAGAAGCGAGAGCTCAGCAACAGATGCATGGTGTAGGAAATACAAATGAAGATGTTGAAAATTGGCTGGATGCAGCCTCTATGCCCAAAACATCTCATGACATGTATCGCTTACAGAAACGAAAGTTACAATGGGTGAAAGAAGAACGAACGATGTTGGCGAATCATTTGGAAGCTTTGGAACGAAAACTAATCGACGCAAGAAacagaaaagaaaagattttgaatgaaattgttaaaCAAGTGGATCCCAGCATCAGTCGTTAG